In Kineosporia sp. NBRC 101731, the DNA window CTCATGGAACCATCCTGGGCCACCGGCCCAGACACATCGACACTCAACGCAGGACTTCCGGATCTCGCCCCGTCAAGGGAAAGGGTTGTTCTGAGCCGCTGGCCTCAACTCACCCTGACAGACGGGGAAGTGCATCTTCAGTCACGTCAGCTCGGACCTTTAACACCGCAGTACTGGGAAGATCCCTAAGCTAGAACCTAGGTGCTACCGGCTCACGCCTGTGAGTGCTGCGTCAGAACTTTCTTTGGCCTCACCATCGACTGCCGGATCGCCTTTTGACATCAGCTTCCGGTCCGCGAGCCACCAGGCTACTAGTGCCATACCTGCCACTCTTCCCATAGATTGCAGGAGAGGGCCGCGAAGCAGGATGAACGAAAACCCTGCAAACATTGGCAATGACACCGCAATAACGGTCACGCGCCCGCTTGCTCGGGCAGCCATAAACATCTCGTCTGCCCGGCGTGCCAGCCAACCAACCGCAGCACCGATGATGATTACGCCGGGCATCCCGAAGTCGATCCACGCTTCAACCCAAGCGGGAGAGGACAGGTTTGTGGTGCCGACATAGATCTGTTCAGATGCAGCCTGACCTACCATCACGCCAGTGTCCAAAGGCTTTCCTGGCCAAAGGGTTCGAGGAACAGCGAATAGCACCGCGCCGAGGATCTGCCGACCGTGAGTGTGCCCGTACCGCTCGCCGTACCATATGCCGTTCGCCGTCATCGTCGACTGGTCGTAATCTTTGGTGCTGATCTTCTCGACTACACCGACAACCTGGATTTGACCCTCCTGGCCTCGGAAATAGTCACTGTAGGGAAAGAGCACTAAGGCCGTAATGATACCTGCGGGAATGATGAAGCGCATCGTCCGAGCCTTGAACCAGGGCATAGCAAAAGCAAATCCTATAAAGATCGTGAGCGCCCAGAACCTGGAACTGCTGATTGGGTTGTTCACAATCACGTTCAACGCAAGCAGCCAGAGTTTGAGTAGCTTCATCCCTGCGCTGCGCTTTTCGGGCTTTTTGTAAGTGATCACGATCCAGGTCACCAAGCAGATGAAGACCGGGACGGTCGCGCCCATACTAAAGAAAGCCGATGTCACCTGGGATCCACCGCCTCGGATCCCGGAATCGTTCATTGCTATAGCCAGGTCAGCGCGTGACTGAAAGAAAGATGCAGGTCCAAGCTTCGCAATATAGGCCAGCGTAATGATACTGGCAATGATAGTCAGAGATTTGAGTCGCGAAAGCGAAATTGGCTTCGCTTGTGTGACATCGAAGACGCGACGTTCGCGTGACCGCAAGTGCTGCCCAACCTCGAACGCGATGGCCCAGGCCAAGATCATGAGCTGCGCTTCGGGCAGAAATTCGATGTTAATCGTCACCGGCCACAAACTCGCGTGAGCCTGAGCGAGTGGAACAACCGCTCCAGAGATGTAAATCATCATCCAGCTGACGATGCTAACGATGCGCAGGTCACCGGTGTAGATGATGGTGGCTAGCCGGGAGACGGCGACGACCAGGATGATGAGTGTGATGGGGACTAGGCTTGGCGGTGCTCCAGGAGGGGAGCCTTCCAAAACCAGAAAACTGACTGGGATGCCCACGCCTGCCATGAACAACAGGCTCGCAATGCCAGGAGCGGTCGATTTTGGAGGTAGTACGAGACGGACGTCCTCCCGCTCAGTTAGTGAGTGCAGATCTCGTCCGCTTGCCCTGGTCAATGCAGTTGCACGCCCCTCCACTATCACCGGCCGTCTGACCGCAACTACCCAGAGTGCCGGATTTCGACTCGCCCATGACCCGCAAGCCCGAGGTTGGGACGTTCGACCGAGCGGAGAGTCGGGTCTTCGGTGGGGCCTGACAAGGCGGCTTGACCCAGCTGCATATCGGAGGCAGAACATGCCGCGCGAGCAGAACCAGATCGTGGTGCCTCAACGATGTCCGTCCCAGTAAGGCGGAGCCATCCCGGCCGTGACGCCATCCAGGATTCGGTCGATCTGGCCTCAACGAAGTCCGTCCCCGTAGGGCGGGAGCCAGCCCTCGTATTGCCGCCGAGTAGACCATCGGGCTCGGCGCCTCAACGAAGTCCGTCCCCGTAGGGCGGAGCCAGTCGCACGGGTTAGCGTCCTTAACATCTTCACACCTTTCCCTCAACGAAGTCCGTCCCCCGTAGGGCGGAGCCAGTGCCGCGCGCTGGTCACAGGTGCCCGGCTCGAGATCGCCTCAACGAAGTCCGTCCCCGTAGGGCGGAGCCAGCGGGCACCACGCTCGAGGCCGGCGCGATCGTCGTGCAGCCTCAACGAAGTCCGTCCCCGTAGGGCGGAGCCAGCGCGGCGGCGACGGCCACCGAGATCAAGCAACGCGAGCCTCAACGAAGTCCGTCCCCGTAGGGCGGAGCCAGCAAGACCGTGACGCAGCCCGTGGTCACCAGGAACGCGCCTCAACGAAGTCCGTCCCCGTAGGGCGGAGCCAGGTCTGGTCGCTGCGTTGACCAGGGCCCCCAGCAGCGCCTCAACGAAGTCCGTCCCCGTAGGGCGGAGCCAGGCGTATCGAGCTTCCTCCACATCGCCGTCTCACCGTGGCCTCAACGAAGTCCGTCCCCGTAGGGCGGAGCCAGCAGGCGCGTGGTGACCCAGGCACTTTCGGATTCCGGGCCTCAACGAAGTCCGTCCCCGTAGGGCGGAGCCAGGACCGAGTTCGTTCTCCGTGGGCGGTATCTCAATCCAGCCTCAACGAAGTCCGTCCCCGTAGGGCGGAGCCAGGGCTCGACCATTTTCACCCCGCTGACCTGCAGCGTCATCTCCATCTGCGAGCGCTCCTTTAATGTGGCTCAGCCTGAAGCTGTGTGTCCAGCTCGTCCATCGCAAAAAGGCCTCCTGACCTGGGCGCGAGCGCTCCAGCGTGAGGGCTTCGCCACCGGAGCGCTCGCGGGCACGGCGAACTGGTGCGGGCATCCGCTCGTCCATCTCCATCATCTTGGAAGGGGTCGGAACAACCCCATGCCGTAGTGGGAGAGCTGGCCGGCGACGAGCAGGCCTTGCTGGGCGGGTGTGATGTCGTCGGTGAACTCGACTCGCAGGTATTGCGCGTCGACGTGTGGCCCGCGTTGTCGTCGTTGGGGCAGTCGTTGGTATACGCCCATGACGGCGGGGCGCTCGTTGTCCGGCGTTGTGGTGGAGCGGCTGATGAGTGACACGTCTTTGATCGAGTCGCCCAGGCCGGGCGCTACGTAGTTCAGGTCGGTGCGCAGGCGTTTCAGGGCGTGGCGTACGGGGTCGTTCTTGCTGTGGCCGGTGGGGATGTACGGGGTGCTGCTGATCCAGGTTCGGCTGGTGCCGGTCCATTCCGGGGGGAGGAGTTCGTTGCCTCCTACGGCGGTCACGAGGACCTCGGTGGGGCGGCGTAGTCGGGCGTTCTGGTGGGAGAAGAGCTTGCGGATGCGGGTCAGGGCTTTCACCTCGTCGTCGGCCAGGCCGCCGGGTGACCAGACGATGATCTGGGCGATGCGACGGTGGGCGTCGGGGACGGTGAGGATATGGGCGTGCTGGTGGGTGCCCTTCAGCGGCTTGCCCTCCTTGTCCAGGCCAAGAAGATTGCTGGGATGGTCTTTTTCGCGGACGCCGTCGAGCTTCTTGGCGGCTGCGGCGTGCAGGAGGTCGGTGATCAGGGCGGTGTCCAGGTAGGCGGGCCGGCCTGGTTCGGCTACGTGGAAGCGCACGACGGTGATGGCCGGGTTGGTGGGGGCCGCGCCTGTCTGGGGCGCGGGGGCACGGGAGGTGTCCGGGGGCGCGTTGCGGTAGCTGATCTGGCGTGAGTCGGCCGGGTAGAGCAGGCCCTTGGTGCGGTGGTTGATGATTCTCGTGGTCAGGGAGTCGATATTGAGTGGTTGTTCCGGGGCCAGGAGGTGTTTCTCGTCGGTGTGGGTCAGGTCGGTGTCATGGGCCAGGGTCTCTTCGGGCACCCAGAGCTCTCCTTGCGCCTCGGCCGCTTTGTTCAGCACTTCCGCGGTGCAGAGGCTGTCGGCCCGCCCCAGGTAGGGCAACGACTCGCACAGGGTGACCAGCGCCTGGTGATGCTCGGGCTTTAGGTCGACGGGCCAGGTGATCAGCAGGGGTTCGCGGGGGTCGATCGCGGCGAAGGCGTCGAGGGTGCGGTCGGTCGACTTCTTGTCGCTGCTGGAGGCCCGGTCGGGGTAGTAGTGCCGGGTGTGGGCGATGAAGTGCTCGGGAACGAGGTACTCCGGCGGATCGGCCAGTTCGGCCAGCAGCTCGTGCACCACCTGCTCGTTCAGCTGGGGCTGGCGTTCCTTCCACACGGCATAGAGAGCCCGCAGGATTCTCCAGGGGGCCGGGGGCAGTTCGACCTGGCCCTCGTTCACGTGGGCGTTCCAAGGTGTGGCGTGGTAGCGGCCCAAGGTGAAGCGGACGGCGACGGTGGTGCTCACTTCTTACCGCTCCAGTGCACGACGATGGGGGCGCCGTCTCCGAGACTCGCTGCTGCGGCCGGGATGGCCTTGCGCAGTTGTGCGGTCAGCGTGTCCAGCGACGGTAGTTCGTTGTCGCGACGGTCGCGGATCTCGGTGTCGACCAGCTCGAGGTCGCAGGCGGTGCGCAGGCGCAGGCCGCCGTCCACCAGCGTCCGGATCTCCCACAGAGCCAGAGTCTCCAGCAGGTGAGTGGCTTCGGCCGGCAATCCGTAGGAACGCAGCAGTTCCACGTCGACCACGAACGAGGCCACGATGCTGGCCGCGGTGTACTCGACGCGGTGGAACGGGATCGAGCCGTATCCCTCGTTCGCGCCACCCAGCGACGACGCGGTCTCGTCGGAAAGGCTGTGCCGCACGAGGTCCGATTTACGGCCTCCCGAAGCCACCTCGGCCACATCGTGCGCCTCGATCACGGCGCCGATGGCCCGGGTGATGCGTGGCTGTGTCGGCCAGTTGGCCCGCCGGCTGACTTTGCCCTTGGAACTGCCGGCGAAGAAAACACCGTGCAGTAGGGAGAACGGGTCGATCGCCAGCACTGCGGCGGCCACAGCCCGGTAGTCCAGCGGAGTCTCGGCCTTGACGCCGATCTTCTCCAGCAGAACGGCGTCACCGCTGCGGCCGTCCCAGTCGCTGTCCCGCACATACGCGGAGAAGATGCGGTGGGCTTCCGTACGGCTGCTGGTGAGGTAGTCGGACTCGTCGGTGGCGGGTGCCCGGCGGATCTCGATGTAGGGCAGGCCATTCAGCAGCTCGACCGGCGCCTGGGCGGCATCGTCCCAGCCGGTTCCTTCGAGCCTGTTGGCCATCGACTGCACCGACTCCACGATCAGGCACTGTTGCGTCTTCAGCTCGGCGCCGATCCGGATCGGACGATCGAACGTCGCGGCACCGAGGTCGGGGAAGCCAGTGGGCTGGAAGGTCGAGCCCAGAACCGGGCGCAGCGCCACATCGAACACGTGACGCTTCACCGTTGAGGTGGTGCTCATTCCTGAGAATCCTCTCGTTTGAACGAAGGCACGATCTGTTGAAGGGCTTCTCGGTAGGCCCCGCTGGTCGCGGGAGCGAACAAAGCAGCGGCCAGACGCACGCCCCCCTTGCCATCAGCTGTGGGCGCGGCGAAGGCGTCTGTCTCCCGGGGCACACCCGCACCGGAGATCCGCAACCGCCGATGGGCTTCACGGCTCACGTCGTTCACCCGTCCCGCGCACAGGCGGGCCGGCCAGGTGTGATCCGGTCTCAGCAGCATCTCTTGAGGGCCGAAGGCATAGAACGGCAAGAGCAGTGCCAACGGACGCGGCCACCACCTCTGGTGTGCCTCTCGCGTGCGGTCACCCGACGCGTCCACCATTCGGGCTGTGTTTTCCCGATCTTCTGAGGTCCAGGCGAAGAGCAGCAGAGCGGTGAGGAGCTGCGCGAACAGATCGTCATCGAAATTGCCCTGTACGAAACGAATCAGTTCGTGCGGAGAGACCGGGGTACTTCCCTGCCACCGGGTGATCCGGCCCTGAACGGCCGGCCTGTCACTGTGGACGAGCGGGTCGGGGAGGGGTGTGTGCGCGAGCCGACGATGCACGTGGCCCAGCCTGGTCGGCATGTCCCGCGCTTCGATCAAGGGTGGACGATTCGACCAGGCCAGCCGCACCCGCGCTCGCGGTCCCTTCCCACTGCCCTGAGTCGGCTGGGTCGGCTCGATTGCCGAGAGGAGACAGCGCAGCGGCGATATCGCTGCCGACTTCGTCTCGTAGGTGGAGGCATAGGCGAGGGCCATCCGGAACTCTGCGCCGGCGGCCTGTTCGGGAGAGTTCTCGAACACTGCTGCGACCCACCCGGTGAGATCGCGCAGAATCAGCGGCCGCACCACTGCACGCACTGCTCCCGAGCGGGAGATCGTGGTGTGCAGCCGGGCAACGGTGCACAGCACGTCGATGATCGCGCCGGGTTTTCCTCGCGAGAAGGCGAGGATCGACGCGTCCACTGCTCGAAGGCCTCTCTGCACTTCTTGCGGCGCATGCGTCAGCGAGCGGAGCTGCTGCCGCCATCGGTCGAGGCCCTGCGTGAGCTGAACGCCGGAGCGGTGCTGCACGGGAACGGTGTCGACCACCACGGCGAAGGGGTTCTGCCCGAAGCGTTCCGCGACCACGACGCGGCGGAATCGGGTGAGGCCCTGGGCCACTCCCCGGCTGGACAGCGCTCGCGCCTGGTCGAGGCCGGTGCCGGCGGTGCGGCCGTTCCACTGGGAGCGTGCCTCACGGAAGATCTGGGTGATCTCTTCGATGCCGGCGGACTCGTCCCATTCGGGCAGCCACAGTTCGGCTTTCACGTCTTCCAGCGGAGCCGCGGTGCCGTAGCCGATGTTCGCCGGCCTCACCTGGAACGGCAGTGCGGTGCCGGTGTTGAGGGTGCCCTGCCGTCGTACGACGCCAGCGGTGAAGAACAGGGCGCCCTCGATGATGAACAGGAACGACCAGGGGTTGAGGAAGCCCTCCTTGTCGAGGTCTTCCCCGCCGCTGGAACTCACTCCCCCGGCCCGGCCGGGATCAAATTGGCCGACCGCCTCCCGCAGATACGGCAGCCCTTCGCGGCCGGTCAGCATCTGGAGCAGCCAGCCGGAGACCGGGCGCGGCGATCGGCCCTGGATGTCGCCGGCCAGAACGGTCAGGGCCCGGTCGATGTAGTTGGCCTGCAGTTCCTGGCGACCGAAGTTGCCGCCGGTGCCGAGAATCCGGCTGAACGCGAGCGCTGCTTCGCCGGAGCTGTTCTGGGCCGCTGCGGCAGTAGCGTCGAGCCAGGCGATGCTCTCGTCGGGAAGCAGGTTGCGGCACAGGGTCATGATCTCTGCCTTGTAGGCCTTGTCCCACAGGTCACCGTTGGCACCGGCCCACCCACGGGCATGACCGGCGCGGACGATGTCGAATCCGGTCTGCACCGCGCTCTTGAGCTGAGCCAGGCGGGGGTCGTCGCTGTCGAGCACCTTCTGCAGGCTGCGTTCGGCCTCGGCGCTCTTGCCGTTACGAGCGAATCCGGAGCCGGAGTTCCACGGCGAGACCAGGGGCAGGGGTTCGTAGACCGCTCCCAACCGTTCGGCGAGCTCTTCTGGTTCTTGCAGGGACTCGGTGAAGAGGGTGAACCGGCCATCGGGCCAGGCCGCCCGGGCCTGAGGATCGATGAGGCGAACGACGGCGCGCCAGACACCCAGAGCCTGCAGGTAGCCCCCGAGTGTGTCGCTGCGGCAGCCCTTGAGGATGGTGCTCACGTCACTCTCCTCCGGCTTCCGGCTTGTCGTATTCCTGGCTGGCCTGCCAGTCCGCGGCTCGGACCAGGGCTTCCAGAAAGGCCAGGCGGAAAGGGCCGAGGTCGGGGCGGTCGCGCAGCCGGCAGCTGCGCTGGGTCCAGGAATCACCGCCGATCTTGAGCGCGCTCGTGGAGATCTCGACCGGGTCGTGCGCGCGGCCATCAGGAGCGATCTGGGGAACCTGGTCGCCATGGTGAACGCTCTGCCGGGCGATGGGGTTGATGCCCAGCCGCACCTGGCCGTGGTGCGCGGCCACCAGGTAGGCGACCAGATCGGACTCCGGCCCGGTGTCATGCAGCATCAGGGCGCCCACCAGCTCGTGCCGCAGCCCGGCGCGACCGTCACGGAATCGGAGCCGGGCGCGGTTGCCGGACTTGGCCCAGAGCAAGGTGCGGTCTGCTTCTTCGGGGAGGTGCTCGCCCAGCGCTGCCTGGAACGCATCATGGGCCTTACCGATGTCGTGCTTCTCCCCCGCCAGCACGACTGCGGCCCAGTGGTCGGGCGACAGATCGGCGCCGGACTCGTAGATGGTTCTCAGCGCATCGGCCTTCCGGCGCACGTCAGCGCCGTGCTGGGCCAGGGTCACTCGCTCTGAGCAGGTTCGTTCAGGGGGCGTCGGTGGGGTGGTGGGCACCAAGGGCACAAGAATGAGGGACGCGGCATCCCACCCGGTCTCGGCGGTGTACCCGCCGTACCTGGTGTCCAGTACGAGGGTGGCTCCGGGCCTGATCTGGTCATCGGTGGCCCGGCGCCATTCGCCGATCGCCTGATCACGCACCCACGCGGAAACCCCCTTGATGCGCCCGGCCTTGCGCAGACCGGCAAGCAGCGACCGCAGCTGCCCGACCGGAACCTGACAGATCTCGTTGCGGTGCATCGCGCGTTCATCATTCGACAACGGCTGCGCCTCGAGATCCCGCCAGGCAACTCCCACCGTGCGCTCGTCCGCGTCCCGCACCCACCGGGAAACGTCGATGTCGTTGCCGTCCAGGTCAGGGCTGGTGTCGAACAGATCGATCAGGTCTTGCCGGCGGAGCACCGAGTACAGCGGCAGGTGCTCATCGACCTGGGCCTCTTGAAGCTGCGTCGAGGTGAGGTGCTGGTCTTCGTGGCTCCGCAGAAACTCGGCGCTGGCCTTGAGATCGGCCTCTTC includes these proteins:
- the csb2 gene encoding type I-U CRISPR-associated protein Csb2; translated protein: MSTTVAVRFTLGRYHATPWNAHVNEGQVELPPAPWRILRALYAVWKERQPQLNEQVVHELLAELADPPEYLVPEHFIAHTRHYYPDRASSSDKKSTDRTLDAFAAIDPREPLLITWPVDLKPEHHQALVTLCESLPYLGRADSLCTAEVLNKAAEAQGELWVPEETLAHDTDLTHTDEKHLLAPEQPLNIDSLTTRIINHRTKGLLYPADSRQISYRNAPPDTSRAPAPQTGAAPTNPAITVVRFHVAEPGRPAYLDTALITDLLHAAAAKKLDGVREKDHPSNLLGLDKEGKPLKGTHQHAHILTVPDAHRRIAQIIVWSPGGLADDEVKALTRIRKLFSHQNARLRRPTEVLVTAVGGNELLPPEWTGTSRTWISSTPYIPTGHSKNDPVRHALKRLRTDLNYVAPGLGDSIKDVSLISRSTTTPDNERPAVMGVYQRLPQRRQRGPHVDAQYLRVEFTDDITPAQQGLLVAGQLSHYGMGLFRPLPR
- the cas7u gene encoding type I-U CRISPR-associated RAMP protein Csb1/Cas7u, coding for MSTTSTVKRHVFDVALRPVLGSTFQPTGFPDLGAATFDRPIRIGAELKTQQCLIVESVQSMANRLEGTGWDDAAQAPVELLNGLPYIEIRRAPATDESDYLTSSRTEAHRIFSAYVRDSDWDGRSGDAVLLEKIGVKAETPLDYRAVAAAVLAIDPFSLLHGVFFAGSSKGKVSRRANWPTQPRITRAIGAVIEAHDVAEVASGGRKSDLVRHSLSDETASSLGGANEGYGSIPFHRVEYTAASIVASFVVDVELLRSYGLPAEATHLLETLALWEIRTLVDGGLRLRTACDLELVDTEIRDRRDNELPSLDTLTAQLRKAIPAAAASLGDGAPIVVHWSGKK
- the csx17 gene encoding type I-U CRISPR-associated protein Csx17, with product MSTILKGCRSDTLGGYLQALGVWRAVVRLIDPQARAAWPDGRFTLFTESLQEPEELAERLGAVYEPLPLVSPWNSGSGFARNGKSAEAERSLQKVLDSDDPRLAQLKSAVQTGFDIVRAGHARGWAGANGDLWDKAYKAEIMTLCRNLLPDESIAWLDATAAAAQNSSGEAALAFSRILGTGGNFGRQELQANYIDRALTVLAGDIQGRSPRPVSGWLLQMLTGREGLPYLREAVGQFDPGRAGGVSSSGGEDLDKEGFLNPWSFLFIIEGALFFTAGVVRRQGTLNTGTALPFQVRPANIGYGTAAPLEDVKAELWLPEWDESAGIEEITQIFREARSQWNGRTAGTGLDQARALSSRGVAQGLTRFRRVVVAERFGQNPFAVVVDTVPVQHRSGVQLTQGLDRWRQQLRSLTHAPQEVQRGLRAVDASILAFSRGKPGAIIDVLCTVARLHTTISRSGAVRAVVRPLILRDLTGWVAAVFENSPEQAAGAEFRMALAYASTYETKSAAISPLRCLLSAIEPTQPTQGSGKGPRARVRLAWSNRPPLIEARDMPTRLGHVHRRLAHTPLPDPLVHSDRPAVQGRITRWQGSTPVSPHELIRFVQGNFDDDLFAQLLTALLLFAWTSEDRENTARMVDASGDRTREAHQRWWPRPLALLLPFYAFGPQEMLLRPDHTWPARLCAGRVNDVSREAHRRLRISGAGVPRETDAFAAPTADGKGGVRLAAALFAPATSGAYREALQQIVPSFKREDSQE